One stretch of Astatotilapia calliptera chromosome 3, fAstCal1.2, whole genome shotgun sequence DNA includes these proteins:
- the LOC113018587 gene encoding uncharacterized protein LOC113018587: MSSTTTSSVTLNTGVQMPLLGLGTYKLHGSEEVYRAVDAALAAGYRAFDSAAVYRNEADMGRSLRELLHKHGLTRQDVFITSKLGPKDQGERAMEGALHSLSQLDLGYIDLYLIHWPGTQGLAVADQSNPGNRAQSWATLEELHGQGKLKAIGVSNYTVAHMRELMQSCKVPPAVLQVEFHPRLCQAELKSVCEEYGVCFQAYSSLGQGDLVTDPVVLEVAKQCQRTPAQVLLRWAVQQGVAVLPKSSNADRIQENARLFDFTLSDADMDRLSALDCGHKYCWDPSGVA; the protein is encoded by the exons ATGTcgtccaccaccacctcctctgtTACCCTGAATACTGGGGTTCAAATGCCCCTCCTGGGGTTGGGGACTTACAAGTTGCACGGCTCTGAAGAAGTGTATCGCGCCGTGGATGCCGCCCTGGCTGCGGGTTACCGGGCCTTTGATAGTGCAGCCGTCTACCGGAATGAAGCCGACATGGGCCGATCCCTGAGGGAGCTCCTGCACAAGCATGGCTTGACCAGACAGGATGTGTTCATAACCAG tAAGCTGGGCCCTAAGGATCAGGGTGAGCGGGCTATGGAAGGTGCCCTTCACAGCCTGTCTCAGCTGGACTTGGGTTACATTGACCTCTATTTGATTCACTGGCCTGGCACGCAGGGTCTAGCAGTGGCTGATCAGAGCAACCCAG GGAACCGAGCTCAGAGTTGGGCCACGCTGGAGGAGCTGCATGGCCAGGGGAAGCTGAAGGCCATTGGAGTGTCCAACTATACAGTGGCTCACATGAGAGAACTAATGCAGAGCTGCAAAGTCCCCCCTGCAGTTCTACAG GTAGAATTTCACCCACGTCTGTGCCAAGCAGAGCTGAAGAGTGTTTGTGAGGAGTATGGAGTCTGTTTCCAAGCATATTCCTCCTTAGGCCAAGGAGATCTGGTTACTGACCCTGTGGTCCTGGAGGTGGCAAAGCAGTGCCAACGCACCCCCGCACAA GTGCTGCTGCGGTGGGCGGTGCAGCAGGGTGTCGCTGTGCTCCCAAAGTCATCAAACGCAGACCGAATACAGGAGAACGCCAGACTTTTTGACTTTACACTGAGCGACGCAGACATGGACAGACTGTCAGCTTTGGACTGTGGACATAAGTACTGCTGGGATCCGTCAGGGGTCGCCTGA
- the badb gene encoding BCL2 associated agonist of cell death b, with the protein MAANFKISDSDSEASEEVGEGENQQSAGQAQESKPQTLSLPVTKTTAAGRLRVNSESHTSSIARDEELMARGEDEVCTPTEGDPFRRRSKSAPPALWAAKKYGRQLRRMSDEFDSLLDKGEMKVKKLHHSKTWWSYLFSHQETEGENNHLENHNQRTE; encoded by the exons ATGGCTGCAAACTTCAAAATTTCAGACAGTGATTCAGAGGCATCAGAGGAGGTAGGGGAAGGAGAAAACCAACAGTCAGCAGGACAAGCTCAAGAAAGCAAGCCCCAGACACTTTCCCTTCCTGTAACCAAAACGACAG CTGCTGGAAGGCTCAGGGTGAACTCAGAGTCCCACACTTCCTCAATTGCCAGGGATGAGGAGCTCATGGCTAGAGGGGAGGATGAGGTCTGTACTCCCACAGAGGGAGACCCATTCAGGCGAAGGTCAAAGTCAGCTCCCCCTGCTCTGTGGGCTGCCAAGAAGTACGGCAGGCAGCTTCGACGAATGAGTGACGAGTTTGACAGCTTACTAGATAAAGGG GAGATGAAGGTCAAGAAGCTGCACCACTCTAAAACCTGGTGGAGCTATCTCTTTAGTCACCAAGAGACTGAAGGAGAGAACAACCATCTTGAAAACCACAACCAACGCACTGAGTAA